The following coding sequences lie in one Capsicum annuum cultivar UCD-10X-F1 chromosome 5, UCD10Xv1.1, whole genome shotgun sequence genomic window:
- the LOC107871101 gene encoding peroxisomal nicotinamide adenine dinucleotide carrier, which produces MSDALICGLAGAGAGIIAQLITYPLDTVNTRQQTDRNSKKMKKTLSTIEQMSQVVKQEGWDGLYGGLAPSLVGTAASQGVYYYFYQILRNRAETNALARKKNGIGDGSVGMFSSLLVAALSGCVNVLLTNPIWVVVTRMQTHTKKDKDDHTESVASQDEISVVVEPPPYGTSHTIQEVYGEAGISGFWNGIFPTLFMVSNPAIQFMLYETLLKKMRKRRASSNKGANDVTALEIFLLGAMAKLGATVVTYPLLVVKSRLQAKQKVGADKRHQYKGTLDAMMKIIRYEGFHGFYNGMGTKIVQSVLAAAILFMIKEELVRGARWLFTGTTAATSVR; this is translated from the exons ATGTCAGATGCTTTGATCTGTGGCCTCGCCGGGGCAGGGGCCGGCATAATCGCTCAACTAATCACATATCCTCTTGATACA GTAAATACTCGGCAGCAAACTGATAGAAATtcgaagaaaatgaagaaaacgCTTAGTACTATCGAACAAATGTCCCAG GTTGTAAAGCAGGAAGGATGGGATGGGCTATATGGTGGCTTAGCTCCATCACTAGTTGGTACGGCTGCATCGCAG ggtgtttattattatttctatcaaATATTGAGGAATAGAGCAGAAACTAATGCACTTGCACGTAAGAAGAATGGAATTGGTGATGGATCAGTTGGAATGTTCTCATCACTTCTGGTGGCTGCTTTATCTGG GTGTGTTAACGTGCTGCTGACCAATCCCATATGGGTAGTTGTTACACGGATGCAG ACTCATACAAAAAAGGATAAAGATGACCACACAGAATCTGTAGCATCACAGGATGAAATCTCTGTCGTGGTTGAACCTCCTCCCTACGGGACAAGCCACACT ATTCAAGAAGTCTATGGTGAAGCTGGAATTTCGGGTTTCTGGAATGGTATTTTCCCAACATTATTCATG GTAAGCAATCCTGCCATACAATTTATGCTATATGAAACCTTGCTGAAGAAGATGAGAAAACGACGTGCCTCTAGCAACAAAGGTGCCAATGATGTCACTGCTTTGGAG ATATTTCTACTTGGAGCTATGGCAAAACTTGGAGCTACAGTTGTAACGTATCCTCTTCTGGTTGTCAAG TCAAGACTCCAGGCAAAGCAGAAAGTTGGTGCGGATAAGAGACATCAATATAAAG GTACACTTGATGCTATGATGAAGATTATACGCTATGAAGGCTTTCATGGATTTTACAATGGGATGGGCACGAAAATCGTACAAAGTGTTCTTGCTGCTGCTATTCTTTTCATGATCAAGGAGGAACTTGTCAGGGGTGCTAGATGGTTATTTACAGGGACGACTGCTGCTACTTCTGTCAGATGA